The DNA window GCACTCGGAAAACTCGGGGTTCTTGGTATGCATCTAGAAGGGTACGGATGTGCTGGAACTACAGCAGTGGCCTACGGATTAGCTTGTCTGGAACTCGAAGCCGGAGACTCTGGAATCCGATCATTAGTTAGCGTACAGGGCTCTCTTGCAATGAAAGCAATCCATGCTTTCGGCTCTGAGGAACAAAAACAAGAATGGCTCCCCCACATGGCGAGCGGCGAGAAGATTGGTTGCTTCGGGCTCACTGAACCAGACTTTGGATCTGATCCAAGTGGGATGCGAACTCACGCCAAACGCGACGGAAGCGATTGGGTTCTCAACGGGACCAAGATGTGGATCACAAACGGCAACGTGGCAGACGTGGCAGTGATTTGGGCACAAACCGATGAAGGCATTAGGGGTTTTATAGTCCCAACCGATACGGCCGGATTTTCCGCAAATTTGATTCACCATAAATTATCCCTACGTGCTTCGGTTACCTCTGAGCTGGTATTAGATGGAATTCGTCTCCCAGCGGATGCAGTTCTACCTAACGTCTCAAGTCTGCGCGGTCCCTTGACATGTCTCAATGAGGCTCGCTTTGGGATCATCTTTGGAGCGCTCGGAGCCGCTAGGGAATGCCTTGAGACGGCTATCCAATATGGCCGTGAGCGAATCCAGTTTGATCGCCCCATAGCTGGATATCAACTGACGCAAAAGAAGTATGTCGATATGGCAGTCGAACTCGGAAAGGGCATTTTGCTAGCACTCCACCTCGCACGCCTCAAGGACCAGGGAACACTGAATCCGGTCCAGGTCAATATA is part of the Ferrimicrobium acidiphilum DSM 19497 genome and encodes:
- a CDS encoding acyl-CoA dehydrogenase family protein, whose amino-acid sequence is MLETPESLFDIDGLLYDEEREMRDVVRSYVTKHIKPEVATWFEQGHIPAKELSLALGKLGVLGMHLEGYGCAGTTAVAYGLACLELEAGDSGIRSLVSVQGSLAMKAIHAFGSEEQKQEWLPHMASGEKIGCFGLTEPDFGSDPSGMRTHAKRDGSDWVLNGTKMWITNGNVADVAVIWAQTDEGIRGFIVPTDTAGFSANLIHHKLSLRASVTSELVLDGIRLPADAVLPNVSSLRGPLTCLNEARFGIIFGALGAARECLETAIQYGRERIQFDRPIAGYQLTQKKYVDMAVELGKGILLALHLARLKDQGTLNPVQVNIGKLNSAREALSIARECRNILGANGVTLEYPVMRHMVNLESVYTYEGTNEMHTLVVGEALTGIAAYH